DNA sequence from the Hippoglossus stenolepis isolate QCI-W04-F060 chromosome 17, HSTE1.2, whole genome shotgun sequence genome:
cagagggaaaaaaagttgAATCACCGGGCACAGAGCCGGCGATGTTCCCCGGCGCAGTGCCGCCACGGTGGAGGTAGTATGCGGACCTGTGCGCGGTGGAGGGGCCGCGGCGgcagcctcctcctccggctccaCTGCTGGATCCCGCTCCTGCTCCTGACGCCGCCGGTTCTCGTCGCGCTGCAACTCCTCGTCGTCGGGCCGCGGTTACCTCCAGCCGCCGGGGCCGGGCCGGAGGAGCAGGAGGGCGCTGTCGCCTTCTCGGTCATTAGCATCGAACCGGAGAGGAGTAACCCGTCCCTCCGCCGGGGAatcccgtcctcctcctcccgcagACCGGGtccggaggaagaggaagaggaggtggaagatggagagaggggggagggagcaCGAGCCTATGAGGATGAGAACGAGATACACCAGGTAAGTTCAGCACGagagcaaagtaaaaaaaatataattataattataagaACAGATGTTGATGACTGATTTTTATAATTGTGTCACGTACATTTGTGTCCAGCCTAAAACAGGCGTATAAGACACTTATAGTTgtaacaagaaagaaagaaaccagagtACTGAAAATATTCTGTCATCAGTGGACCATGAACATGTCTGGATTTTAAACACATTACATTTGTAGATACTCATCATAATAAGGACAAAGCagaataaaatgtgattcattctCACATATCGCTTATTTCACACAATTCACCTGGATGTTTTTAAATCGACCGGCTTCCAGGGCCAGAGTTGGGATTCTTGTTCTCAGCTGTGCAACTTAGGGCCTTTGACTCTTCTATAAGTTTGCTGTTTAACATAAGATTTAGTGCCAGATTTTAATATATGTTTGTAGTTTTGGTTTTAACACGATATCTTTTAATACTTTTTCTTGAAATGTAGCAAGTAACTTTCTGCTAATTGTGTTCAAGTTGCATTAATAcaacagcttttatttattgaattacATATAGACTTTTGGAGGAAATTATACTTTTCCATGCACCTTCAGTATTTACATAGTCATTCACTCACTTACTAagttaattcaattcaataccCATACATATTCCATTTATCAGTGAGAAGGAGACAGATCGATGGTTAAGCCCATTAAACGTGCTCAGCTGGAGAGATCCAGATGTGAACAGATGCTGTGGTTTCCTCTGTCGCTGTGTTCAGTATGTGGGGTCAGTTTGTGCACACGCGGCCCTGTGAGTTATTACAGACATGATGGAACAGGTGAGCGCAGCACTGACCCCAAATCAGAGAGCGGCGAcagctgttctctctctttgcccCTCAGTCACACGTAGAGCTCCAGCCTtcacctgtgcatgtgtgtgtgtgtgtgtgtgtgtttgtgtggggtGGGTGCGTCTGTCCCCTCTTTACCTCACACTCCTTCCCCTCACCCCCCTCTATCTCTGTCTTTaattctcctttttctctcactgtctctttttCGGCCCAAGGCTAAACTCTCTGACTCATTCTGTgaatcatcaaccccccccccactacaCCTCCTCCCTATGagggttgccatggtgaccGCAGGGTTCAGCATGAGTctggtggtggggtgggggcttTCTTTTGGCACTGTGTGAGTTTTTACGTTACAGTGCCCCCAGGCAAACATCTTATACCAGCAGGACTGAGGTCAGGGCCTGTGACCTGCGCCTCCTCAGCACATATACCTGGAgcagagggtggggggggggggggggcagacacactcacactcattaCTGGAATTCTCAGGCTGGGTATAATTACTATTATTCAACACccgcccccccacctccacattACCATGAATATCAATATATTGATATGTATGTCCGTATGTTGCCAGGTTGGATCCAGAGCACTGGAGGTGCAACCGTGGGCGGACAACAAGCCGTCATTCACGGCAGAGCTCAGTCGTCTCATCACATACATCAACCAGCCACAGGTAGGTTACAAATAATGTTACATTAAACGTACACtactgtcaaataaaaacatcttatcCTCTTAAAGGGTAAGGATTGAAAATGTGCGAAGTGATTAATGCCCTTTAAAGGCCCCCAACACAATTTAGatactgatacattttttttccaatgtATATGACACATGATAACTTTGTGATATTGTTCccaaaaaaatttttttttaaattactttgcAAAGTTATAAAGGAATTAgatattacatatatttaaagGTCCCCATTTTGTCGACTTCTGACCCTTAAATCAAAGAtataatttgtttctttttattttaccatatcGGACCgagacacagacactggtgCTGACCTccgtcatggcagcaacattcatagaatcacttcctctttggcAAGTtgtctataaaataaaaacacaatattagtGGGTTTTTTCCCCGATGCAATCCTTTATATTGAATTACAGAGATTTTATTTAGAGAAATTGTCAATGCTTAACAGACCTTTGAAATAGCTGTCATGCAATATATGGAAATGTAACAGCAGttcaataaatcatttgaaCTTATATAAAAAACACTCATGTGAACAGTCATAAAGGAAAATTCAGTTTAAATTTTATACAAAACATTGGCTATAAAATctccattgcagataaaccaggttgGATGAGCACAAAGTTTtgtaacttcactctgcacttttcactgtttataaaaagcttcAGCACACaaacgtccagcacacaaacaaagaaaaagtgacagtacattgtagaactgttttaggaggactcactaatgacaggGTATAATAATGAAGTAGCTCTGAGCCTAGCCTTAGGATAGTCCAAGAAAACAtacaggtttagaacagacactgcaccacaaaagaaaaaagagtaATGAACTTTGTTTTGAGTAgcaacttttttctctttttctattcCGTCTTTCCAATCATCTTGTGACCCCTCAGATTCATCATGTGACCCCATGGGAGGGTCCTGATCCTGACACTATCAGTGGTCTAATATAATGGGCTCTGCTCAAAGGTCTCAGGTTCTACTCTAACTCATAAGGGACGTACGTGCTGTAGCCAGGAGTTACAGCTTGCCAAGATGCTAATCAATAACTTTTTCTACTACTAGTTCTTCTGCACTCCACTTTTCCTACTTGAGCAACTGCAGACTTGCAGTGTGGGGGTTAACATAGCAGTAATATGATCAGTCAGGCACTGTCAATATGCGTGCGGCAGAATTCTGCCAAATCTGGAGCCAGTAAAGCCTTTCAGTTCCAGACTGGAAACTCCCAAACAAGAGTTAAGACTTGTGTCACACCAAGTGCTGAGGAACTGGGAGGGAGAATGATATATCCACTGATAAAACCTAGTATACTgtgtggattttgttttttcctctgaatATAGAatacctgccacacacacacacacacacacacacacacacacacacacacacacacacacacacacacacacacacacacacacacacacacacacacacacacacacacacacacacacacacacacacacacacagtgatggtCACTTGTTAGGAGCATTTAATACTCCATCTGAGCCGTTTTACTTCTTCAGGGCAGACTCAATGTTACAGTGACTCTCTATCTTACCGACTACCCAGGCCACCGTTAGCTGGTTAACATGGCAACTTCAGTAGACGCAAGGGAGGGATGGAAATAGAAATAAGACAAACATACCACTACAGGAGACAGCTTTTGGAGGATAAAGTAATTACATTTGATACGGAACTCCAAAACCCTAAAGGCCCTTAGAAGCATGATCTACTTTCGGAATTGTTCTTGCATATTTCACAGGACAAGCTTTCACACAACTTCTTCAACTTATTtgacctctctttctctgtccatccTCAGCTGAACTGCTCCAGGGTTTTATCTCCAGGTCAGGCTCAGGCCTCACAGCCCCCTGCGGCCTCACACCACTGGCTGCTGTGTGCTGAGGACTGGCTCCTTCCATTTGCACACAGACCATGTGTTGCATACTCCTTCAGGTGCGGCCATAtgtttgtacagtatgtgcatgtgtcagtgcaTGTGCAGTGATGCTTATGCATTCACATTGCCTGCAAAGCTGGAACAAAAACTATGCAATGCATATTTAATCATGCATACAATAATCTTCAAACTGCCTCTGTGCTCCCCTGCCTCTCTGTCtatctttctgtgtttgtgtttgtctttgtctatCTAGTATGGATGGAAGAGATGCAGACTTTCTCAAGACTGTGTCTGGGCTCGGATGTGAGGTGCACAGGTTTGATCCCAGCAACTCCAATACAGCTAATGGTCACCTTAGCAACAGTTTGGCTAGTAACCACAGCGAAAGAGGTGTGGTCAGCCAGCACAAGATGTGGCTGGAGTGGCGTGCTCCAAGGAAGCGCAAGCGCAAGGCAAGAGTCAACCTGGGAAGTGTTTCACAAACACTGGCAGACATCATGGCAGCTCTCGGACATCACACtgtaagacacaaacacatgcaaacacacacacacacacacacacacacacacacacacacacacacacacacacacacacacacacacacacacacagcaattttGAGAAACAGTGCCAAACAAACATACCTTAAGAGTCTTTTCACCCCAACATACCCGGGAAGCTCTCTTACTTGTGTGTTCCCATGGCAACAGGGCTCTGCGCCATCCCTGGGTGCCATGGCAACTATTTCAATGAGTGGATCACACTGGCCCAGTTACATCCTGCAGCCACCAGAGGGAACTACATATCTATAGTTTGAGAATATGTTGCGTGAGAGAAAAGGGAGTCCTCcaatatttccatttaaaaacatttaataatgatTGGCTATACTGCTTAACTATATGGAAATCAATAAgaatggacgacatgaaaaaTTAAACTGTATTCTTATAATTATAAATACTGACACTAACATGAATTGTTCTAAATATGGACAAAATATTCACAATATTTGCCATAACAATAGCAGTTGCCTGATATTTATAATCCTGCGGGACAATATTGCATTTTTATCTTCTTCAATATATTCTTGTTTCTTTCAAGGTTCACTTTATGTTCGCCGACCTGCTCAGCGCCGAGTGGCGAGTTTTCCAGAACTGGATTGAATCAGGAAGTCTGCAGAGTGTCCATCATCTGGTCGCCACAGTGCATCTGCAATGGGCAGGGTTTGAGGTGGGAGGAACCGATGAGGCGGTGCTGTGCTATTGGTTCAGCATCCTGCAGGGTCTCAGAGCTTCTGGCCTGAAGCTGGTCCACAGCTCTGCAGGAGATGGTCACAGCGTCCTGAAACGGACAGTGGGCGACGCTCACAGCTCTTACACACTCAGCTGGGTCAACACAAGACattaacacatacacatatgAATGGGCACAGGTGTACACACGTGACTACACATGGTGCATGGCCTCAAAAGAGTTTCCTACAATGAACTTTCCCCCCCCTTTCATTTCAGGCTCACACATTTCTTAACATGACATCGCCCTCTTGTGGAGAGGAATGGACGTTTCTTTTTGTGACTCCACCCTTAGAGGGAGATACTGTTGTGTCTGTACATACACTGGCTAATTTGACCAAATATGGAGAAGAAGGAGGTTTTTATGATATAACTAGGCAACAGCATAGTGATGTAATAattacagatttatttctgtctgacgcgcacattttcatttcttttttttcctcgttatttttatgaatttgaACCATAGATATTTTGATGATGTAATATTTTATGAATATCATCTTCATACTATTATTATTCAGTGCAATCCCTTTTGCAGTATTTGGCTCCAGCAGTGGTTTGAACATAGATTGTATGCATCTCTGTAGGCCTTTGAAAGCTTTTATATGTGCAATAATTGTTTACATTGAAGAGAGGCTTCGGTTATATTAAGACTGATTGTCCCTGCTGTAAAACATATAGAAATTCTTTTATGAACTGATGTATTTTTTGCACTGTACTGTACAACAAAGAAGATAATGTGTCACGAATGTGCTTTTATACCGCAGTAAAAACCCAAAATAAATCCAGAAAGCCTTAATAAAacttgtctgtctctccttgGATAACACTGATCAGCTCCAGTAATAACCGGTTGTAATTCCATAATGAGGTTGGTTATATTTCTGACTATGTAGTAAATGTTTTAACAATCTTTGATATGtaatttatttgaaaagaaaattagCCAATTAAATGAATTTCTTTGGGATACACATTTTACCTACATGGAAACCAAGCCAAATCATCCTCACGATGTCCTGCCAATGCATTTGTCCCATCCCTTCTCTGGATTAGAAGACATCCTTTATTCACAAGCACATATATCTTCTTCTCATATTTGGTAAAAAGGAGattttgaagaaaaacataTGGAGCTACACTATAAGTTGACTCAATAAAGagatttcttctcttctcccagTGTTTCTCCAGATGAATGCCTCATTAAAAGGTTTCATACACGCAAACAGCCAACatcaatatctttttttaatcttccaAACGAACATTATGCAGTTCACAATAAAAAGGACAGtatagaaaacaaaataaatcactttttcAACATCTTTAAAGACAGAGTTGCTTTTCCTCTCCTGAATTAATGCACGGTTCAGTTTCCACAGTCTAAGGTAAAATAACTGATCTCAGTTTGGAGACACAGAGGTCTTTGCTGTTACAAGTAATGAATTCATATAATAGTTAGATCTGTCTCATATagaagaagaatacaaatatttacagaCATCTACTAGAGGAGGGGGCTCAACAGATGTGAGTACATGCATAAAATTATGATTTATGAGTCAAGTAAACCTTAAATGTATACATGCATGTAATTTTAAGGTAATGCTAGTTTGGttatttattacaatatttgtgttttacctTAAAAGTATTTGTACAAATCAAATAAGTGGCTGCAaaaggtgatgttttcactagtgtgtttcatcttaattgtacgaattgttgttttctttaccttagaatgggccctttatattaaaataattcatatttacattagGAGttggtcctctctacggaggccgccgtgttttttacagtagccaaAACTGgataaactaaacaccttttgcgttttttatgacaactgaaggtgaCCACAGATTCTCATTCATTTTTGGAAGGGGAGCGTGAGGTGAGGGtcgttcagctgcaacatgacacttcaccactagatgtcactaaattctacacactgaacctttaattgcAATCATATTACAACATCCAATCAAACAATGACTCATAAATGATTTGTCACAGGACCATTTAGATTTGATGGCTCTTGGATGGTTTACACTTTGTTGGATGAAGGCTGGATTCTCCTCACATAGACCCTCGGGTACCTGTAGTTTACCTGACACTTCACATATAGCTCCTTTACCGCCTCGGTGTTTTCCTCCCGTTCCTATGGTCGATGCCAGTCATTCCTCGGACTCGCTCCAACTCGCTGGAGCGGACGCTGGAATGCGCCGCGTGCCTCCGCCCTCCGCTACGCAAACTGCGCACAGATGTTCGGCCCCAGCGGACAGGGTGGAGTTGCGCTCTTTACGTTGAGGTCTCAACATCCTGCACTCGGCAGAAATCACACGACGGGCGCGGCGGCCAATCGGCGTCGAGGAGCTCAGCCTCGCGGCCAATCAGAAGTTCGCGATCCCGGGACTCGTCGTGGGATCCGAGTCCGCTCCTCCGCAGACTGACGCGCTCTACGTTTCCTGAGCAAACCTCGACACAGGAGAAGAAACGGAGTGAATAGAGAAGACTCGGTTGTTCCCTCTGGTCGGTAAGTAACGGGCGAGGACTCCGTGTTGTGTCCATTACGTAAAGAAGGTCGTTGCACTTTGAAGAAATCGGTTCCTTCGAGGTTTGAAGCGCCGACAAGTTACTTCCTGCTCCGACCAGGCCGAGATCCCAAGTTACATTTAGCCCTCAGCTAATGTTGTTGTAAAAAAAGTGTCGCGTTTACGAGTTGCTTTATCCACCTTTAGTTACTTATTAAGAATGAAGCGAACCGCGTATTAACCATATCAAACTGCTAGTTAGTGAAACCACGCGAACCCGGGCTTGTCAGTGTGACAGAGAGCTGTCTCTACGTCACACAACTCAAACAGCACGGAGCTGTGTTTGAGCTGGATACGACCGTGACAAGCTTTTACTCACGAAGAAGAACGTGACAGTTACAGTATGCCCCACATTTTAAATACTCATAACAATGTGGCTCAGCCAGGGAGAAgaaccggtgtgtgtgtgtgtgtgtgtgtgtgtgtgtgtgtgtgtgtgtgtgtgtgtgtgtgtgtgtgtgtgtgtgtgtgtgtgtgtgtgtgtgtgtgtgtgccgtgaTTTCGCTGTTCTCAGAAGACCCTGCGTCAACATGAACAACTTATAATTAGGAAACCGAAATAGGGAATAGGAAGCAGCACAGGGTAATACTTAAAGTTTCAGTGACCTACACTGTGTCTGATCACACTGTGTCTGATCACCTACCAGCACCTCAACCGATCCCATGTGTTACTGTAGTTCCTGCTTTTATCACAGAGCTGAAGATCACACTCTGTCTGTGATTAGTCCAGTATATATACTCTGTAGTTTGTATCCCTCTATTCTATCAATGCCTATTCCAGTTTCGTTCACATGAGCCGTGTGTATTTTCAGATGTGCACTGCTGAGTGGAGAAAAAGCTCCAGTTTTGCTTCCGCTTTACTTCTGTCTGGCtcagtgtttatttacacaCGCATGTCTTGTGTGTCACGTGACAATGATTATTTGTACAAGTAAAGTCAAAGTTTTTGGATTACATTTTCAAGATAGTTTATCTATACAgcatatttaaaacaaccatCCTTATCCAAAGTGCTGAACAggcttaaaatgaaaataaaagaatacaaatatctatttattattacattacaaCCAAACAAATTTCCCCATTTCAAAAAATACTGCCCTGCAAGgtaacaaaactaaaaagtaaaaacaataacagaccATTAAAGCCAAACAGATTTTAATCAACTCTGCAATCCTGTAAAGTATGAACAAGAATTCTGACATGGTTTAGACTTATATTCAGTTGCAATTCTTAAGcataaaatgtttcaaaacaacaacactcaaGTAAAGTGTGGCCATAAACCAATGAAAGACTCAATGTAATGTCCCAAAGCACAGGTACGTTTTTAAGAATCAACTTGAATTGCACTCAATAGTgttcaaggcccaacagtcctcttaaagTAAAAAAGGCCATATAGCTAAGgccagcagctgaaaaaaagcCTACACCCCTGTGAAACCACGTTTCAATCCACTAGGTCTATACTTTTAGTTGGAGCAGCAcaatattatttaatatgtgatctttttttcatcttttcatcaagatttacACATAATTACAAAGAAATGCTCTATCTggcaatgtaaaagaaagtggggaaaaaagtcctggatctgccccctgatccagatctccatcaaaatgtaatggattctttcctgaTCCCATCCTACCACCAAGctttgtggaaatctgtccgGTACAAACCAACACAGCTGAGAACAAACTCCTCGGCGAAATTATTTGTAAATTGTTTAAGCACCAGACTCATTAGTGTGACAGATGCATCTAAAACATCTTCACGTCAATGCCTCAGTGCTGGTGTACAGTCACAATGTTCCTATAACTTTGTCTCCACTgacctttcttctctttcccttcAGGGTTTGGggccccccccacccaccacacCCCGCCATGCCTTTGGTGACGAGGAATATAGAGCCGCGGCATGTGTGTCGCCAGACCATCCCTACGAAAATTCGCAGCGAGCTGGAATGTGTCACCAATATCAGCCTGGCCAACATCATCCGCCAGCTCGGCAGCctcagtgagtgtgtgctgtgtgtctaGATTTACTCTAATGTACTCGTGAATTATAAGTATGCATctactgtgcatgtgtgggacAAATGCATAAATCTGCAAATTATAAATGCTTGTGTCGATGTGTTTGCAGGTAAGTATGCAGAGGATGTGTTCGGGGAGCTGTTCGTGCAGGCTGGAGCATTTGCCATCAGAGTAAATACACTAGGAGAAAGAGTGGATCGTCTGCAGGTCAAAGTCACACAGCTGGACcccaaagaggaggagggtagGCACTCCCTCATGATACTGTTACTGTGGTTTGAATAAACTTTTAAATTTAGCATAATAAATATTCAGtaatatttgtctttctgtctgtttctctcagtctctctccagGCCATCACCACCCGTAAGGCGTTCCGTAGCAGCGTGACCCAGGATCAGCAGCTGTTCACCAGACCGTCTCTGCCAATGCCGGTCCAAGACACCTACTCGACCTGTGATCCACCTCCACCGCTCAACTACCTCAGCAGCTACCGGTAGGACCTGgcagacacaaatacaaactcagggctcatattcatattcatgcaAGGAATGGAAAGGAACACGTGATTTCACTTGTGCTCACATGGAATCATATTCAAGATGTATTATGGCAGAAGTGGCATTATTGAAACCCTCTTCTCTGATGCATATGCATTCAAAGGTCATCAAACAAAGGCTTATGTGTTGTGTCTTGTTGAGGCAAAGTCTTCAATTAAAGCCAGAATGGACTAATCCAGTATGACAACATATGTGATTTATCAGAGATGGTCCGATCTGAAACCAgggcatttaaaaaacacttaaacacttaaacaacaacacttatATAAGGTATGTTAATAGCTttatgctactaaccctgtaaGTGataattgttattgttgtatggcctggctcaggttaaactctttgaaaaacatacagagattattttttttgtttgactgccataacagaaaaagaacacaaataaactgaTCTAGGAACACTTACTTATTTCAAATAGCTGCCAACTAAAGTCTTGCATGTGGTTCACATTGCCGTTTTACTCGTAGGACTTTCCAGCTTAAAAAAGTGTCAGCAAAATAGCTGACACTTTTTAAACTAGCTCTAGCCAACATGACACTactggaaatcacttcttctttgctgctctaaaaacagtacttgcTGGTGGCAGTAGAGCACAACTGCTGTTTTCTGTGATctctggaaaaaagaaaattgcagttttatctgggtggAACTAATATTCTTAAAAAACGTGTTATCGGACACATAGATTTAACaactatataatataatataatataatataatatagaaaaCATATCTATTATCTATGTGGTGAAGCACATTTTTTTAGTTAAATGCAAATGGGTCTggatcatttgttttaaatgtaactcTGGCTCTAATTGTAAGTATAttgaaacaaatatattgaatcAAAGCAGCAGTGAAGACATACTGTGGCGAAAACAAGACTGTCAGCATGTGAGATCCCGGATataaattatgcaaaaaccatGACATTACATGAAAAGTATGGTTAACAAGAAACCAGAACAGCAGGAGGTTATGGTGGTGGAGGGTGAAGTCTGTATAACCACTGCAGTGACAGAGTTTGCtcaattatattttaaagacTCCATGTGATTAGTTTGAATGTGTACTTGGTTGTAATTTGACAAAGGGTGTTGGTGTTacaaagcaatttttttttttttgtaagtctT
Encoded proteins:
- the LOC118125164 gene encoding probable methyltransferase-like protein 24, with the translated sequence MTEECASSSQLSPGGKGEGGGGGDISAGTFLFAPQREKKLNHRAQSRRCSPAQCRHGGGSMRTCARWRGRGGSLLLRLHCWIPLLLLTPPVLVALQLLVVGPRLPPAAGAGPEEQEGAVAFSVISIEPERSNPSLRRGIPSSSSRRPGPEEEEEEVEDGERGEGARAYEDENEIHQVGSRALEVQPWADNKPSFTAELSRLITYINQPQLNCSRVLSPGQAQASQPPAASHHWLLCAEDWLLPFAHRPCVAYSFSMDGRDADFLKTVSGLGCEVHRFDPSNSNTANGHLSNSLASNHSERGVVSQHKMWLEWRAPRKRKRKARVNLGSVSQTLADIMAALGHHTVHFMFADLLSAEWRVFQNWIESGSLQSVHHLVATVHLQWAGFEVGGTDEAVLCYWFSILQGLRASGLKLVHSSAGDGHSVLKRTVGDAHSSYTLSWVNTRH